The Thermoanaerobaculia bacterium DNA window AAAGCCCCCGGCCAGCGGCGTTCCACGGTCAGCTGGCGCTGTTTTCGGCGGTCGCCGAGCAGGTCTCCGGCGCCATCGCCTCGGCCCGGCTGTTCGACGAGACCCGCCGCCGGGCGTTCTTCCTGGAAGTGGTCAGCGAGGTCTCGCACACGGCTCTGGCGGGCGGCGAGCTGCGCGAGGTCCTCGGGCGGCTGGCGCGCTACATCCAGGAGCGCTTCCACCTGACGCTCGCCGCCATCGTCGTATCGAACGAGTCCGGGAGCGAGTGGGAGCAGCGCGCGATCGCGCTGCGTCCGGGGCTTACGATGCCGCCCCGCAAGCGCTGGCCGGTCTCGGCGGGGATCGTCGGGCGGGCCATCCGTACCGGCGAGCCGCAGCTGGTCCTCGACACCGCCAACGACCCGGACTTCTTCGGGCTGGACGAGAAGATCACCTGCGAGTACGCCGTGCCGTTGCGCTTCCAGGGTCGCGTTCTGGGCGCGTTCAACATCGAGGGCGAGGACCGGGCAGTGATGAACGAGGAGAACCTGGCGCTCTTCCGCACCATCGCCGAGCAGATCGTCGGCCGTATCGAGCTCGCGCTGGTCAACCAGAAGCTGCAAGAGGCGAATCGCGAGCTCGAGGCGCTCGCGCGGCGAGACGCCCTGACCGGAGTCGCGAATCGCCGCCAGTTCGACGAGGCGCTCGAAGCCGAATGGCGGCGAGCCCGCCGCGCCCGATCTCCGATCGCCCTCGCTATCGCCGATGTCGATCACTTCAAGGCCTACAACGACGCCTGCGGACACCAGGCCGGGGATGCCTGCCTGCAGAGTGTGGCGCAGACGCTGGTCACCGTCGCGCATCGCGCCGGAGACCTGGTGGCGCGTTACGGCGGCGAGGAGTTCGCGATCCTCCTCCCCGGGCTGGACGGCGAGCAGGCCCGGGCGCTCGCGGAGGCGATGCGCCGGGCGGTGGAGCAGCGCGCCCTGCCGCACCCGTCGTCGCCGGTCGGCAAAGTGGTCACCGCGAGCCTGGGCGTCTGTTCGCTCGTGCCGCTGCGCGGCGACACCGCCTCGACGCTCGTGCACGAGACCGACCTGGCGCTCTATCGCGCCAAGGCCTCCGGCCGGAACCGCGTGGCGCGGTCCGGGTCGTCCTGACCGGGTTCGCCCTTCGGCCGCTCCCGGCTACGAAGCGCCGCGGCCCGACAGCACGACGGGCACGGTGCGGACGAGGATCTTGAGGTCGAGCCAGGGCGACCAGTTGTCGATGTAGGCGAGGTCGAGCTTCATCCACTGGTCGAAGTCGAGCTCGTTGCGTCCCGAAATCTGCCAGAGGCAGGTCAGTCCGGGCTTCATCGCCAGCCGCCGGCGCTGCCAGCGCTCGTACTGGGCGACCTCCTCGGGGATCGGCGGGCGCGGTCCGACGAGACTCATGTCGCCTTTGAGGACGTTCCACAGCTGCGGCAGCTCGTCGAGGCTGAACTTGCGCAGGAGCCTGCCGAAACGGGTCACGCGCGGGTCGTTTCGGGCCTTGAAGACCGGACCGTCCATCTCGTTCAGATGCTCGATCTCGCGCCGGCGCTCTTCGGCGTCGGCGATCATGGTGCGGAACTTGTAGAGCGTGAACAGGCGTCCGTTGCGCCCGCAGCGGACCTGGCGGAAGAGCACGGCGCCGCGCGACGTGAAGCGGATCAGCAGCGCCAGGAGGCCCAGGATCGGCAGCGCGAGGACGAGCAGCGCCGCCCCCAGGACGATGTCGAGAGTGCGCTTGAGCAGCAGCCCGCCGACGCTCGTCGGGCCGGTCGAAAAGGTGAGCAGCGGCACGCCGTCGAGGTCCTCGAGCTGCACGCTCGCCTTGGCGTGAGGGAAGAAGTTGAGCGCGAAGCGGGTGATGATGCCCTGCTCCTGCAGACGGAGGAAGAGGTCCTCGAAGCGGTCGAAGTCGCGCCGGTCGATGGCGAAGAGCACCTCGTCGATGACCTGCTCCTCGACGATCCGGCCGAGCTCGCTCACCCGGCCGAGAACCGGCAGGCCGCCCAGGGACTCGGGGATGGCCTCATCCTCGTCGGCGACGAATCCCGCGACGCGATAGCCCCAGAAGCGATGTCCCAGGATCGAGGCCGCGATCGAGCGCGCCGCTTCGTTGGCGCCGACGATCAGCACCGTGCGGTAGTTGAAGCCGTGCGCCCGGACGTAGCGCGAGCTCACCCGGAGGGCGAGCTTTTCGAACAGCAGGAGCGCTCCCGAGAGGAAGGCGAAGAGCGCGATCCAGATCCGGCTGAGGCGGTCGTCGTCGAGCAGGCGCTCGTCGAGGCGAAAGGCCCAGACGATGAGCAGGAAGAGGATCGAGGCGGTCGCGGTGATCCGGACGATCGCCGTCGCCTCGTCGAGCACCGGCACGGTGCGGTGCGAGCGGTAGCGGCCCGATGACCAGAGCAGGAGGGACCAGAGCACCAGGGCCAGGGGCAGGAGCGGAAGATAGCGCTCGACCGGATAGAGCGCGCCGGGAATCCACCGCCCGCCGAGTGCCGGCAGCAGATGGCTGCGCAAGGCATGGGCGAGCAGGAACGCCGCCGAGATCAGGGCGAGGTCGAGCAGGAAGACGAGACTGGCGATGAGACGGGCTTGCTGCTTGAGCATCGGTCGGAGCGAAATTCTAGCCGATCCCCGCGGGATCTCCGGGAGTCACGGTGCCCGGAGAACTGGCCGCGTCGCGCAGCAGGTGGGCGTACTGATCCGCGATCGTCTCCCAGTCGTAGCGCTCGGCCGCGCGGGTGGCGGCAGCGCGCCCCCGGCGCGTGACCTCCTCGGGGTCGGTGCGCAACCGGTCGAGGATCGCCGCGAGCGACGGCGGGTCGTCGGCCCGGAAGTAGAGCGCGGTGTCGCCGGCCACCTCGCGATTCTCGGGAGTGTCGTTCACCACCAGGCAGTTGCCGTAGCCCATCGCCTCGACGAGCGCCGGGTGCGTGCCGCCGACCTCGGTCGCGTGGATGTAGACCAGGGCGTGCGAAAGGAGCTGGCGGTAGCCACGGCCGTAGATCGGACCGGGGAAGTGGATCCTCGGGTCGCGGGCGGGCCGGAACGAGGCGATGTAGTCGTTGGCGTAGGGGGCGCCTCCCACCATCAGGAGTGGAATCTCGCCCCCGACGCGAGCGAAGGCCTCGACGACGCGGTGCGGATTGTTCTCGGGCTCGAAGCGCGAAACGTAGAGGAAGTAGTTGCGCTTCTCGACCCCCAGCCGGCGAAGCGCCCCACTCTGCCTGAGCGGCCGCGCGTCGACGCCATAGGTCACGATCGCCGAGGGCGCGCCGTAGCGCGCGAGGTAGTGCGCGCGGATCACCTCGGCGTCGGTCACCAGCCGGTCCGGCAGCACGCAGGCCAGGCGCTCGGAGAGCGCGAAGACTGCACGCCCGAAGGCACCCCATTTGGCGCGGCGCTTTTCGATGCCGTCCACGTTCAGGAGGCTGGGCGTGCCGGCGGCCGACAGCAGTGGCAGGAAGAGGGCGTTCGCGGAGTTGACGACGAGCGCGGCGTCGAAGCGCTCGCCGGCGGCATGCAGGCAGGAGAGCAGCGTGTGTACGGGCGTGTCGAGGTGCTTGGTGCGGATCGTCGGCAGGTGCACCAGGCGCGCGCCGCGAAACCGGGCGCGGCGCAGTGGCGGTCGCACACCGGACCGGCCGCCGGTGCGGTCGCCCGGTCGCGGCGGGGAGGTCCGGCAGTAGACAGTGACGTCGAAATCACGCGCCACCAGGCGTGGCGCCAGCTCCGCGAAGAGCGTCTCGTAGCCGCCGTAGCGCCCCGGTATACCCCGGGAACCGATGAGAGCGACGCGCAGTTTTCTCACAGTGGCTCCGACTGGCGCAGGAACCAGCGTCCGATGGCACGTGCCGGCACCGTGCGACGCTGCTGGACGCGGCGGCGGTGGGCGAGGAGCTCGCGCCGCCGCTGCCAGAGCCAGGTGTAGGCCGGAAGCGAACTGCGTTCGCGCAGCAGCACCCAGGCGAGCGCCGCGAGATCGCGCGCCAGCGTGGCGGGCAACGTCCAAAAAAAGTTGCCGGGCGTCTGGTGGTCGATGCGCAGAAGATAGCGGTTCTTGAGCGAGTGCATGTTGACCGCGGGGGGCAGGGCAGACCGGCGTTCGGGGAGCACCCGGCGGCGGTGGGTCGCCACGGCCGCCGGGTCGTAGAGGATCTCCCAGCCGCGCTCGCGCAGCCGGAAGGCGAGCTCGGCATCTTCGCGAAAGGAATGGAAGCGCTCATCGAACACCTGGCCGTCGAGCGCGACGTCGGCGAGCGCCGCGCGCCGCCAGAGGGTTGCCGCACCGGTGGCGCCGAAGACGCGCTCGGGGGCGCCGTATTGGCCGCGGTCGGGCTCGCCAGAGCCGCGATCGAAGTGCCGCCAGGTCCAGGAGAGCCGCATGCCGCAGGCGTCGAGCCGCGCCGGCTCTGCAACGCTGTCGGAGCGATCGGAGCGATCGGAGCGATCGGAGGCATCCGGGCCGGCGCAGGGTTCGCGGACGAGTCGGCCGGTGACCGCGGCGACGCGAGCGAGCGCGGGATCCTCGAGCCGGGCGACGAGAGGGGCGAGGAAGCCGGGCGAAAGCCGTGCGTCGGCGTTCAACGTCAGCAGGTAGGGCGCCGTCGCGATCGCGATCGCGCGGTTCATCCCGCCGGCGAAGCCCAAGTTGTCGGGCAACGCCACGAGGCGCGTCGCAATGGCCGCCGGCGCCCATTGGCGCGCCACGGCGACGCTCGCGTCGCTGCTCGCGCAGTCGACGACGACGAGCTCGGCGGGCGGCGGGTCGAGGGCGGCCATGGCGGCGAGCCCGCCGGGAAGGTCGTCGGCGGAGTCGTGGGTGACGACGAGGAGCGCGACCGGCACGGGAGCCATCGGAGCCATCGGAGCCATCGAAGCCATCGAAGCGAGGGGCCTCAGGCCGAAGGTTCCAGAGGGTTGTGGAGCTCCTTCGGCTCCGGCGCTGACGGGGCCCATCCGGAGAGGCTCCCGGCCGCGACCTGGAGCAGCGCCTGCGCCGCCTGGCCGCGGCTCGCAGCGCGCGCCGGCCGGCGCAGCGGGAGCAGGAGCAGGCGGCCGAGAGCCGCCGGCCCGGCGAGGGCGCGAAAGGCGAGCGCCCAACCGTGGCCGTGGTGCTTGTCGAGGTAGCGGCAGAGATTGCGGTCGTAGGCAGTGAGGAAGGCGCCGTAGCCCAGGGCGCCGACGGAGCTGCCCTGGCGATGCCGGAAGAGCGCTGCCGGAAGGTAGATCAGTTGGTGGCCGCGCGCGGCGAGCCGTCGCGCGAGATCGACGTCTTCGAACCAGGCAGGGAAGAAGGCGTCGTCGAAGCCGCCGACCGCGTCGAAGATGCTGCGGCGCAGGGCGAGCGCCGCGGCCGCCGGCTGTTCGATCGGTGTGCCTGCCGAAGGCTCGACGGCAGGCCCGCCGCCCGGATTCCAGAACAGGGCATGGGCGAGCAGGGCGAGCGGTGTCGGCAGGCGGCGCAGCTGCCAGCCCGCCTGGGAGCTGCCGTCGAAGCCGACCAGACGCGGTACCACTCCGGCGACCCGAGGCGAGCTCTCGAAGGCGAGACGGACGGCGGCGAGGGCCCCCCCGGTGGGGCGGGCGTCCGGATTCAGAAAGAGCAGGAGCTCGGACCGCGCCGCGCGGGCACCGAAATTCGAGCCGCCCGCGAAGCCCAGATTTCTGCCGGGAGAGAGGAACCGGATGTTGCCGGCCAGCGCTCCGTCCCTCGCGAAGGACCTGCCGAGGCGCTCCGGGAGATCGCCATCCTGGTCCACGACGAGGAGCTCGAAGCGCCGGTCGTCCGGCCAGCCGGCGACCAACTCGGCCACGTCGTCGGCCGCGCGCCAGGCGACGACGATGGTCGAGAGCTCCGGTGTCGTCACGCCGCCGAGCCTATCCGGAAGCGCGCGGCGGCAGCGAGCGCGCGCCGGCTGGCCAGCACGGACGGCGGCGCGAAGGCCGCGAGCCGTGGCAGTGCGCCCGCCCAGCCGGCGACCACGCCCAGGGCGCGGGCGCCGTCGAAGCGCAGGCCGGCGCGGAGCAGATCGCGCAGATCGCGCGCCGCGAGGCGCGGCAGAGCGGAGGCGAACTCGCTGCCGAGCAGTCGCCGGAGTACCAGGAGCCGGTTGCGATGGATCGACCGCCAGCGGCCGAAGGGCGCGCGGCCGGCCGTCGCCTGGCCGGCATGCCGGGCGCATGCCGCGGGGACGCACCAGCTCTCCCACTCCGCCTCGCGCAACCGCACGGCGAGCTCGACGTCCTCGTAGTAGCTGCCGAGCCGCTCGTCGAAAAGGACCCCGGCGAGCGACTCGCGCCGGTAGAGGGCGGCGGTGGCCGAGACGCCGAAGAGCTCGAACGGCGCTGCGCTCGCTTCGGGCGGGGGCTCGCCCGCTCCGACCTGCACCGCCTGCCAGGCGCGGTTCCAGCCGATCCCGCAGCCTTCGACCTGTTCCGGACGGTCGAGCTCCAGGTGGACGCCCTGCACCGCAGCCGCGCGCGGTCGCCGGCCCAGCTCGCCGGCGAGCGCTGCGAGCCAGCCCGGCTCGACAATGAGGTCGTCGTTGACGAGCGCGATGGCGGTGCTCCGCAGATCGGCGTGGACGAGTCCGAGATTGGCGGCGGCGGCGAAGCCGACCGGCTGCGGTAGCCTCAGGAGGCGCTCGCGCGGACGGTCGAGTGTCGGTGCGGGGACTGCGCCCTGGTGCACCCAGACCAGCTCCGCATCCTCGGTTGCGAGCTCGCGGCGCAGGGCGGCGAGCATCTCGTCCTGCCACGGCGAGTGCCCGAGCGAGGGCACGATGGCGGAGATGGCGGAGATGGCCGAGATCGGTCCGCTCAGCGCCACTCGACCTCCGCCCGGTCGAGCACGAAGAACCCCGCCGCACCTGCGGGCGTCGAACCGGCGGCGCGGAAGCTCAGCGGCTCTCCGGCAGTGAATGCGAACGGCCCGGCGGCGAGCGTCTGCCAACCGAGCTCGCCGGCCGACACTACGGCCGGGTCGGCCGGCGAGGGCAGGTCCAGGGTCGCAACGAGCCTTTCGCCGGCGCGAACCTCGAGGGCGAGCGCGGCTTGCGGCCCGGGGAACGGCGCGACCCGCAGAACGAGCCGGCAGGTGCTCCCGCCGGCGACCGGGACGACCGCGATCTCGGCCCCGGGCCGCAAGGCCCAGCCGCCGTCGAAACGTGTGCGATCGACGGTCCACCGTTCCGGGAAGAGCGCCCCGCCCCGGCGCGTCACCCAGGTGTCTTCGAACTCGATGCGCGCGGTCGGGAGCTTCTGGGCCGCGAGCAGGAGCGCGCTCCAGCCGAGAAGCAGCGAGAGCGCCGCGAGCGGCCAGGCGAAAGACGCCGCGCTGCTTCGCGCGCGAGGGCTCCGCCGGCCGGCGCCCCGCCAGCCGATCCCGAGGACGACGAGCGTCACGAAGAGCGGCACGATCCAGGTCGCTGGGCGTGTCCGGACCATGGAGGGAAAGAACCGCACGAAATCGACGGTCGAGCCCGCGGAGAGCTCGTCGAGAATCCGGCTGGAGCCGTCCGCCAGGCTGTAGGCCCAGGCCGGATGAACAAGGTAGATGAGCGCGAGCAGGGCGGAGAGCGCCGCGAGCACCGCGCCGAGCCACCGCAGGCCGAAAGCCGGGCGCCTCCGGGCCAGAAGCGGCGGCAGGAGCATCGCCAACGCCGGCAGCAGAACGACACCGTAGCGGAAGGGCGGCGACCAGCCGCCATACCATTCGCGGCGCATGCCGATCAGCAGGAGATAGGGCAGGAGGGCGACGAGCTCGGAGATCGGAGCCAGCCGGCCGGGGGGAGCGGCAACGACCGACTCCGCGGCGGGATCACGAGGCCGACTGTGACGCTGATGCCAGACGACGACAACCAGGGCCGGCAGGAGGAGGAGCCAGATCGGCGAGAGGGCGAAGAGACCGAACGCGACATCGAAGAACAGGCCGAAGTCACCGCGCACCTGGTCTCCCACCGGCACGGCGAAGATCGCGAGGTCGCTGCCGGCATACATGCGCAGCGGATTGCCGTAGCGCCAGAAGTTCCACAGCCCGAGGCCGAGGAGGGTCGCCGAGGCGAGCAGCAGGAGCTCGCGCCGCCGCCTGCCGGCGCCGCGCAAGCGGGCGATGGCCAGCGCGCCGAGCGGCACGGCGAGGGCGAGAAAGCGCAGTTT harbors:
- a CDS encoding glycosyltransferase family 2 protein, with the protein product MTTPELSTIVVAWRAADDVAELVAGWPDDRRFELLVVDQDGDLPERLGRSFARDGALAGNIRFLSPGRNLGFAGGSNFGARAARSELLLFLNPDARPTGGALAAVRLAFESSPRVAGVVPRLVGFDGSSQAGWQLRRLPTPLALLAHALFWNPGGGPAVEPSAGTPIEQPAAAALALRRSIFDAVGGFDDAFFPAWFEDVDLARRLAARGHQLIYLPAALFRHRQGSSVGALGYGAFLTAYDRNLCRYLDKHHGHGWALAFRALAGPAALGRLLLLPLRRPARAASRGQAAQALLQVAAGSLSGWAPSAPEPKELHNPLEPSA
- a CDS encoding sugar transferase produces the protein MLKQQARLIASLVFLLDLALISAAFLLAHALRSHLLPALGGRWIPGALYPVERYLPLLPLALVLWSLLLWSSGRYRSHRTVPVLDEATAIVRITATASILFLLIVWAFRLDERLLDDDRLSRIWIALFAFLSGALLLFEKLALRVSSRYVRAHGFNYRTVLIVGANEAARSIAASILGHRFWGYRVAGFVADEDEAIPESLGGLPVLGRVSELGRIVEEQVIDEVLFAIDRRDFDRFEDLFLRLQEQGIITRFALNFFPHAKASVQLEDLDGVPLLTFSTGPTSVGGLLLKRTLDIVLGAALLVLALPILGLLALLIRFTSRGAVLFRQVRCGRNGRLFTLYKFRTMIADAEERRREIEHLNEMDGPVFKARNDPRVTRFGRLLRKFSLDELPQLWNVLKGDMSLVGPRPPIPEEVAQYERWQRRRLAMKPGLTCLWQISGRNELDFDQWMKLDLAYIDNWSPWLDLKILVRTVPVVLSGRGAS
- a CDS encoding glycosyltransferase family 2 protein, yielding MALSGPISAISAISAIVPSLGHSPWQDEMLAALRRELATEDAELVWVHQGAVPAPTLDRPRERLLRLPQPVGFAAAANLGLVHADLRSTAIALVNDDLIVEPGWLAALAGELGRRPRAAAVQGVHLELDRPEQVEGCGIGWNRAWQAVQVGAGEPPPEASAAPFELFGVSATAALYRRESLAGVLFDERLGSYYEDVELAVRLREAEWESWCVPAACARHAGQATAGRAPFGRWRSIHRNRLLVLRRLLGSEFASALPRLAARDLRDLLRAGLRFDGARALGVVAGWAGALPRLAAFAPPSVLASRRALAAAARFRIGSAA
- a CDS encoding glycosyltransferase, producing MAPMAPMAPVPVALLVVTHDSADDLPGGLAAMAALDPPPAELVVVDCASSDASVAVARQWAPAAIATRLVALPDNLGFAGGMNRAIAIATAPYLLTLNADARLSPGFLAPLVARLEDPALARVAAVTGRLVREPCAGPDASDRSDRSDRSDSVAEPARLDACGMRLSWTWRHFDRGSGEPDRGQYGAPERVFGATGAATLWRRAALADVALDGQVFDERFHSFREDAELAFRLRERGWEILYDPAAVATHRRRVLPERRSALPPAVNMHSLKNRYLLRIDHQTPGNFFWTLPATLARDLAALAWVLLRERSSLPAYTWLWQRRRELLAHRRRVQQRRTVPARAIGRWFLRQSEPL
- a CDS encoding diguanylate cyclase, with the translated sequence MTQAPTRPPNAPPTALGDGGPPPAADPLALLNELARVATQDFALRPMLQRITDTLASRLGIELVSLVRVDRASSSFVCEALTSSLPTEVHVGYTRELGSGVVGRVAESGRPLLLDDVGDFAGYVETLGGVVSELCLPITHSGKVVALLNLESPRPAAFHGQLALFSAVAEQVSGAIASARLFDETRRRAFFLEVVSEVSHTALAGGELREVLGRLARYIQERFHLTLAAIVVSNESGSEWEQRAIALRPGLTMPPRKRWPVSAGIVGRAIRTGEPQLVLDTANDPDFFGLDEKITCEYAVPLRFQGRVLGAFNIEGEDRAVMNEENLALFRTIAEQIVGRIELALVNQKLQEANRELEALARRDALTGVANRRQFDEALEAEWRRARRARSPIALAIADVDHFKAYNDACGHQAGDACLQSVAQTLVTVAHRAGDLVARYGGEEFAILLPGLDGEQARALAEAMRRAVEQRALPHPSSPVGKVVTASLGVCSLVPLRGDTASTLVHETDLALYRAKASGRNRVARSGSS
- a CDS encoding glycosyltransferase, coding for MRKLRVALIGSRGIPGRYGGYETLFAELAPRLVARDFDVTVYCRTSPPRPGDRTGGRSGVRPPLRRARFRGARLVHLPTIRTKHLDTPVHTLLSCLHAAGERFDAALVVNSANALFLPLLSAAGTPSLLNVDGIEKRRAKWGAFGRAVFALSERLACVLPDRLVTDAEVIRAHYLARYGAPSAIVTYGVDARPLRQSGALRRLGVEKRNYFLYVSRFEPENNPHRVVEAFARVGGEIPLLMVGGAPYANDYIASFRPARDPRIHFPGPIYGRGYRQLLSHALVYIHATEVGGTHPALVEAMGYGNCLVVNDTPENREVAGDTALYFRADDPPSLAAILDRLRTDPEEVTRRGRAAATRAAERYDWETIADQYAHLLRDAASSPGTVTPGDPAGIG